One region of Chryseobacterium sp. SORGH_AS_0447 genomic DNA includes:
- a CDS encoding YafY family protein, translating into MSSNKNALIRYKTLDKCLKNKYRKYTLDDLIDECSEALFEFEGKESFVSRRTVQLDLQNMRSEKFGYEAPIEVYERKYYRYSDPDYSIHNISVNESDLKAMNNAVQILKQFKDFSMFKEMNGVIQKLEDSIHSTNQKSIIHLDKNEQLKGLEYIDALYDAILHKKVLRITYRSFKARESDSYVAHPQLLKEFNNRWFMICLHKGKEYNLALDRMEDIQVEEKVEYIDLNLDGDEYFKDIVGVSVSPTMAPRNVVFFVDSSNAPYVKTKPFHSSQEIVNETEKGTVFKICVQLNFELERLLLGFGECLVVHKPRKLRLRLEEKFKAGLKNYKELIIPDED; encoded by the coding sequence CCGGAAATATACCCTTGATGATCTTATTGACGAGTGTTCGGAAGCGCTTTTTGAATTTGAAGGCAAAGAATCTTTTGTCAGCAGACGGACCGTGCAGCTCGACCTGCAGAACATGCGGAGCGAGAAATTCGGTTATGAAGCCCCGATTGAAGTCTATGAACGGAAATACTACCGGTACAGCGATCCCGACTACAGCATCCATAATATTTCGGTAAATGAAAGCGACCTGAAGGCGATGAACAATGCGGTGCAGATCCTGAAGCAGTTCAAGGATTTTTCGATGTTCAAGGAAATGAACGGGGTAATCCAGAAGCTGGAGGATTCTATTCATTCGACCAACCAGAAATCGATCATTCATCTTGATAAAAACGAACAGCTGAAAGGACTGGAATATATTGATGCGCTGTATGACGCTATTCTTCATAAAAAAGTACTGAGGATTACCTACAGAAGCTTTAAGGCAAGGGAATCCGATTCTTATGTGGCGCACCCGCAGCTGCTAAAAGAGTTTAATAACCGGTGGTTCATGATCTGCCTTCATAAGGGAAAAGAATACAACCTCGCTCTGGACAGGATGGAGGATATTCAGGTGGAAGAAAAAGTCGAGTATATTGATCTGAATCTCGATGGCGATGAATACTTCAAAGATATCGTCGGCGTAAGCGTTTCTCCGACCATGGCTCCGAGGAATGTCGTGTTTTTCGTAGATTCTTCCAATGCGCCTTACGTAAAGACTAAACCATTCCACAGCAGCCAGGAAATCGTAAACGAAACTGAAAAAGGAACCGTCTTTAAAATCTGCGTCCAGCTAAATTTCGAACTGGAGCGCCTGTTGTTGGGTTTTGGGGAATGCCTGGTTGTTCATAAGCCCAGAAAGCTGAGGCTGCGGCTTGAAGAAAAATTTAAGGCCGGCCTGAAAAACTATAAGGAACTCATCATTCCGGATGAAGATTGA